The genomic DNA GATCATTGAAATGCATGTTGTTATTGAGGATAATTTTGTTTTTGTGATAAACCCATGAGGGTGTGGTCTTACTGTACCTTGTGGCAAGTGCATGATGCCCACACTGATACCAGAGATGAGGTCCGGCATGCCATAGTCCCAGATAGAGTAGCGGGGCAGCCAGTAGAGTACAGGCAGACAGCCCACCACACTACGTTTCAGCCTGGGTACAGTACATCTTGAAAAGGGGGGCAGTGGGGTGACAGACAGAAGAGGGATAGGgtcagggttgaggctagggctaaactgggatgtggacattaaattagggttggggttagggttaaggtttaacCGGGGTGGATAGTGGAttgggttgagagcttcaagttcctcggtggcCATATCACTCGGTGCCTCTTCCCCCTCGGGAGGctgaaatgatttggcatgggccctcagatcctcaaaaagttatataactgcaccattgagagcatcttgatcGGCTGcgtcaccgcttggtatggcaactgcttggcatctgaccataaagcgctacagagggtagtgcatacggctctgtacatcactggggccgagctccctgcctctataccaggcgatgtcagaggaaggctcaaaaaattgtcaaaggctccaaccacccaagtcatagactgttctctctgctaccgcacggcaatcggtgctggagcgccaagtctgggaccaaaagcctcctgaacagcttctaccccgaagCCAATAGACTGCTGAACCAgcctgactatttgcattgatcCAGTTTTAATTTGCACCGACTCTCTTGCACCGGCTCTACACTCACTACCCACACGCTCACACaaactacactgacactccaacacacatacacacgctcacacaaactacactgacactccaacacacacatacacacactacatacgctcacacacatgTATattgacacacactcacacatacacacacgctgatgcttctctgtttattatctatcctgattgcatagtcacttttacccctacctacatgtacatattacctcatctgCCTTATACCgctgcacattgactctttacAGGTACTACTTGTGTATAGtatcgttattgttattttattctgttactatttcctttattttttgtaaatgtttctttctttttaactgcattgttgggaaagggctcgtaagtaagcatttcatgataaagtctacacctgttgtgttcggcgcacgtgacaaataatatttgatttgattttgatccgAACCTAGAGTTAGGTTCACGTGGGTCTGAGCCTACTGCTTAAATCCTTCCATAAAATATTTACTCCGTCTATTTGCAATAAATAAGAAACTCACACACCTTAGACTAGTgcgtgcacacaaacacaccccgtCTGTGCCTTACCTGAAGGACTCTTTAAGCTGCTTGGTCAGGGAAGGGTGAGTGTCAGAGTAGTCCATTCTCTGAGCCAGCTCCTCCAGCCTCTGCTCATCCAGCACATCCCTCTCCACTCTGTACCCCCTAGCCTTCCGGCCCGTACCCATACCACCTCGTCCAATATGTCCTTAACAGTATATAAGAACCAGGTTGGGTGGGATATTTCGTCCTCCCCGTGTAAGCCGCGTGAAGTGCCTGTCAGTCCCCCTTTTGTACAATATGACAGGTGAAAGAGACGTTTTTTCCAAACACCGAATAAAACAGGTTTACTAAAAAGTTAACTTTTTCACCCAAAGCACATTGGGCATTACCATTGACTGAGGTTCTATCACGATCAAAGATAAGGGTACATTCAATAAATCATCctttatatgtgtgtgtctgtgtgaggtgGGGGGTCAGTGGTTGATCGTGTGTAGGGCATAGCCTATAATGGCTAACTAAGAGACATTTCTCCACCTCATATTTGGTCGTTCAAGGTCATCAAGAGCCCCATTTCAGGATGTCCGGATTGCACTCTAGTCATAGGAAGGAGGTGTTTCCACCAGATTCCTTACACTGCAAAAGTGATGCTAATGAACCATGACAACACCAGGCAGCCTGTAGCTGATGACATACTAGCCCTGTCATCTATTACAGGCAGATCTGGTACAGTGGAAAGATAGACAAACACAGGATATGGAAAAAGCAACATCAGGGAAATTATTATTGACTTAAAGGTGGAAGACAACATAATGTacatacagcgccttcagaaagacTTCAccgcccttgactttttccacattttgttgttacagactgaatttaaaatggattaaattgagctTTTGTGTCACTAagatacacacaataccccataatgtcaagtgGGAATTGTCTTTTTAGAAACGTTTacaaatttattttaaaaatgaaaGCTAAAATGTCTcaagtcagtaagtattcaatcATTATGGCAAAACTAAATAAAcccaggagtaaaaatgtgcttaacaagtcaaatAAGTTGTGTGGACTtattgtgtgcaataatagtgtttaatatgatttttaaatgactaccccatctctgtaccccacacacacaattatctgtaagtttCCTTAGtctagcagtgaatttcaagtacagattcaaccacaaagaccagggaggttttccaatggttcgcaaagaagggcaaacatttcaaaagcagacgttgaatatccctttgagcatgttgcAGTTATTCATTTCACAGTTGTTCGTTGCAGTTATTCATTGGTtggtgtgtcaatacacccagtcactacaaagatacaggcaacCTGTCACGCTGGTGTAAAGGATTTGGAGACAGGCGCATGAATACATCATCTGGGTTTTTAATACACCAAAAACAAACACGTGTACAAAACACTGGGATGTActcaaacaaaagagcgagggtaAACCCCGTAGAACAACACAAGACCTGTAATACACAAAACATGCAGcacaggctgagacaacacataggtactcacacgaccaacgGACGTGGGAACAATAATCCACAGCCCAATTGGGAAACAAAGGGCACATTTATACAAACACAATAAGCGAGGAATTGAAACCAGGTATGCGTAATAACACAGTTCAGTCAGTCTAGatggccggtgacgtcgaccttcggaactggtgaacagaatgagcagcagtaccggggggATCCGTGACAcaaccttcctaactcagttgccggagagtaaggaaaccgctcagggatttcaccatgaggccaatggtgattttaaaacagttacagtttaatggctgtgataggagataactgagattggatcaacaacattgtagttacttcatAATACTAAccaaaatgacagagtgaaaagaaggaagcctgtacagaataaaatatatTCAAAAAAATGCATCCtatttgcaataaggcactaaggtaaaaaaaaaaaaaagtgaaaaaatgtgacaaagaaatgtactttatgtcctgaataccaagtgttatgtttgggacaaatccaacacaacacatcactgagtgccactcttcatattttcaagcatggtggtggctgcatcatgttatagagCTATGCAACTACAAAATCCTAGagcaaaacctggttcagtctgctttccaccagacactgggagacaaattcacctttcagcaggacaattacctAAAACACAACGCCGAATATACactgagttgcttaccaagatggcattgaatgttcctgagtgccCTAGTTACAGTATttacttaaatcggcttgaaaatctatggtaagactGGAAAATGGtcatctagcaatgatcaacaaccaacttgacagagcatgaagacttttttaaagaataatgagcaaatattttacaatccagatgtgcaaagctcttagagttacccagaaagattcacagctgtaaccGCTGCCAAAGACGATTCTAACGTGTTTAATTATGGGGTTGAATGTTAGAATTTTTaattcactttgacattacagagtattttgtgtagatctttgacaaaacatttttttttaaattatatatattttaatcccactttgtaacacaacaaaaagtggaaaaagtgaaggcgtgtgaatactttctgtaggcaccacaaaagtatttggacagtgacaaatgttttgttgctctgtactccagcacttttgAAATGACACACTAACTATAAGGTTACAGtgtagactgtcagctttaatttgagggtattttcatccacaacaggtgaaccatttagaaattacagcactttttgtacatagtcatcacattttaggggaccaaaagtattgggacaaattcacttacatgTGTAATAAAGTCATCCAAAGTTTTGTATatggtcccatattcctaacGGGCAAAGACTACATCTctacttgttggatgcatttgttgtttgttttgcttgtgtttgacttattccacattttgttgtgtcctgaattcaaaatgaattaaatatttttttaaatctcacccatctacacacaatatccgaTTCTGACAAagttaaaacatatttttagaaatgtttgcaaatgtattgaaaatgaaatacagaaatatctcatttacattatagaagcacctttggcagcgattacagctgcgaGTCTTTATGGGaaagtctctctctatcttttcaGAATTTTCCGTCAATTAGCAAGTGGTTGAATCTCACCAGAGAAATCATCAGAGCGAGGggaacagcgcccctctgtctcagtaagtgtagcccatgtatctgatgctttctggATTATGAAATCTTGCGGCCgtagcatttgattgattgataccagtaggcatttggcctcccttgataaaaaatatatgtaattAGCCAATCAACGTTGAGCTGAGCTCAACTGTGGGCTGTCCTGGTGCAGCAAAACGCCTCCCAAGggaggccagtttggatttggcatcactccaatcaaatcacatcctaagCAAAACGCCATTTTAGTTTCTGGTCtgtttgtgttgatgtcctgcagtagctagcttgctaaatcgGCCCTTTTCTATGCTAtgaatggagatggggatttggacTTGCGGTTTTGACTTAATTCTCTTTACAGGCCAATAATTATGATGGTGATTCTGATCTAAGCATAAATTAATATGTTGTGCCACTGATCAAATACgattgaagttcaatatgtagcctagATGTAGCCTAGCTCCTTTAGGCTCaagataactagctagctaatttggctggttcattgttgcccatgcaaggaagttaggctagcaaggTAGCCTATGACAACACAAACTAAAAGCAAACTGTATGACAGAGCCATAGACCATTttgccaacatgaaagagagggggatggcATTGGCTTTCAACtagtctacaagtagggtgagtccaCATGTTTTTTATTTGTTCACACACGCTCTCACTGTTTGTTACATGCCATgtttgctttgtggacttcaccggacagatgttgTTCTTCGGTTTTGTGATGGAACaaacctacagtgcattcggaaagtattcagaccccttgactttttccacattttgttatgttacagccatattctaaaatggataaaaaaataaataaaatcaatctacacaaaataccccataatgacaaagtgaaaacaggttttgagacacgttagcaaatttattaaaaataaaaacaggaaTATCTTAtatacataagtgttcagaccctttgctatgagactcaaaattgagctcaggtgcatcctgctttcattgatcatccttgagatgtttggagtccacctgtggtaaattcaatttattggacatgatttggaaaggcacacaactgtcgaTATAGTTCCCatagttgacaatgcatgtcagagcaaaaaccaagccatgaggtcgaaggaattgtccatagggctcagagataggattgtgtcgaggcacagatctggggaagtgtaccaaaatatttctgcagcattgaaggtccccaagaacacagtgtcctccatcattctcacatggaagaagtttggaaccaccatgactcttcctagagctgtccgcccggccaaactgagcaatcggggaaaagggccttggtcagggaggtgaccaagaatccaatggtcactctggcggagcttataataataatatatataatatatgccatttagcagacgcttttatccaaagcgacttacagtcatgtgtgcatacattctacgtatgggtggtcccggggatcgaacccactaccctggcgttacaagcgccatgctctaccaactgagctacagaaggacagagttcctctgtgaagatgggagaagccatctctgcagcactcaaccaatccggcctttatggtagagtggccagatggaagccattcctcaataaaaggcacatgccagcccacttggagtttgccaaaaggcacccaaagaactctcagaccatgagaaacagattctctggtctgatgaaacaaagattgaactctttggcctgaatgccagcgtcacatctggaggaaacctggcaccatctctacggtgtagcatgttggtggcagtatcatgctgtgggggatgtatttcagcggcagggactgggaaactagtcaggatcgagagaatgatgaacgaagcaaagtacagagggatccttgatgaaaacctgctccagagtgctcaggacctccgactggtgCGAagattcacctttcaacaggacaacgaccctaagcacacagccaagacaatgcaggagtggcttcgggacaagtctctgagttgcccagccagagcctgggcttgaacctgatcaaacatctctggagagagttGAATTAAGCTGCGCAGCGATGCTCCcaatccaacttgacagagcttgagaggatctgcagagaataattagagaaattccccaaatacaggtgtgccaagcttgtagcgtcatactcaagaatacgcaaagctgtaatcgctaccaaaggtgcttcaacaaagtactgagtaaagggtctgaatatttatgtaaatgtgatatttctggttttgctttgtcattatgggtaatgggtatagattgatgagaaaaaaaaacatttagtacattttagaataaggctgtaacgtaacaaaatgtggaaaaagtgaaggggtctgaatactttccgatgtAATGGACTTTTTTCCGTCACTATGTGACtgttgtctttttgttgtcaCGGCCTTTTTGTATAGCAGGATTCCATATAAACAAATGGGTTACAGAGCAaacatgtcacgttctgacctttatttcctttgttttgtatttatttagtatggtcagggcgtgagttgaggtgggcagtctatgtttgtttttctatgatttggggatttgtatgtttcggcctagtatggttctcaatcagaggcaggtgtgtttagttgtctctgattgagaatcatacttaggtagcctgggttgcactgtttgtttgtgggtgattgtctatgttgattgcttgtgtcagcaccgttctcattagcttcacggtcgttattttgtttattgtttttgtatagtgtttcagtgtttcagtgttcagtgttttctttattaaaattcacGATGAACACATACcatgccgcattttggtcctccgatccttctctcctctcctcttcagttgaagaggaggacgaccgtgacaaaacaacacaattatcacaacaggttgtaaaatagattttttactggcttggcttcctcagtgattttacccacgcaccactactgatctttgtagtgactgggtgttttgatacaccatccaaagtgtaataaataacttgctcaaagggattttcaatgcatgctttttaaaaatgtttaaccATCTACCAATATTTACGAGGCATTGGATAAacaccctggtctttgtggttgaatctgtttgaaattcactgcttgactaagggaccttacagataattgtatgtgtggtgtacaaagatgaggtagtcatgaaaaaaatcatgttaaacactattattgcacacggagtgagtccatgcaacttattatgtgacttgttaagcacgtttttactcctgaacttatttaagcttgtcataacaaaggggttgagtacttattcactaaagacatttcagcttttcattttttattcatttgtaaaaatgactAAAAACTTAATTCCGCTttgacgttatggggtattgtgtgtagtaggccagtgacaaacaaaacaaaatatttgatcaattttaaattcaagtTGTGATACAGCAACATTTGTAAAAActcaaggagtgtgaatactttctgaaggcactgtacatacagtacatatagcaTTTTCTGATTTAAAGGCTCAACAGGATATCACAGAGAAATGCCCTCACTAAAACTGTTTTAGTTTTGCAATAGCTGTTGTGGTCATAAGGGTCATTAATTGCTCTGTTCGGGATGTTTACACTAAGAGATCCTATTCCATTACTAATTCTATGGTTAACACCACCTCGGGTTAATATTTTAACATCAATCTTTTTGATTGGTATGAACAAAGTATCAGCTGCATCATAGTTTATTATTGAGATTATTATGAATATTGGGATTATTATCGTTTAAAATGTCTGTAGAGAGTGATGTCATGAAATTCGAATCCAAGCCGCAAGCTGGTTCCATGTGCCATTCCACAGATACATAAGCCTACACGTGATTGAGACACCCCCAAAATATAGCAATAGAAAATAATAGCAATTATACTTGTGAAATTCGACATCAGCATTGCTCAACATTACACAACATTATCATGTGTGAGTCTCCTGACATTATCCCTGGTAAATCCAAAATGTTCCCCTCGCCCTTAGATGCATGCCGTTCCATTGGCCACATCACAGTCTATTTTAAGGTTTGTGCTCAACTCAGAGGGCCAGGGCATTCAGGCAGGCAGCGAGGGAAGGGGAGGGTAAACAGTACTGTGTTTCAGAGGGGATAGCTAGGCCGCCTGTCTTTCTCTGACCCTAATTCCAGATGCATTCAGCCACATTAACAACAACTCCTGCAGCCTGGCTGGCTGAGGAACATGACGGTCTACTGGAATTGGAGGATTCCCACTGAATGGTAGGACAGGATGACATCGGCTTGGCTTCTGTGTGATCAAAGCGCACAACAGTAATGGGGGCGAAATAGTTTAGTAACACAATGCATGGTGGGAGATGATATTGATGTCATATCCCTGTTTAACATGGATCCCTGGTTTCACTGCGGCAGGCGGGGCATGGCCATGCTTTTGTTGCTGTACTGTTATATTGTCGTCTAAGTGTCAATGTGGGTAAAGGGAATTCCAGTAAGAATGGTTCTTCATACTTACAGATGTATGTTAACAATGTCAGAACAAAGTTGTAGATAGTGACTGGCCTTTTAACTCTCAAATCTTTACAGAGTGACTTAGATTACAACAAAACCCTACTCGGCATGAATGTAAACAATCTACTGGGCTCGATCAGATCAACATTGAACTTGTGttactttctttctctccttttcagATAAAGAACCTCCTTGTTTACACTGCCACTTAgtgatatttatttatattttatggATTTCTATTCTATTTcaatttttattcattttttctGTGTTGTTAATACTCCTGAATAGACATTCAATCCAAATGGATCTGAGAGCTAAACACAGTCTGGGTCTTCTGGACCAGCTGAGGaagatgagggagacagagaagctGACAGATGTGGTGTTAGTGGCTGAGGGCATCAGCTTCCCCTGCCACCGCGTGGTCCTCTCAGCTTTCAGCCCTTACTTCCGGGTTATGTTCACCTGCGGCCTGCGGGAGTGTAGTACTAGGGAAGTGTTTTTGCGTGACACCCCAGCCGATAGCCTGGGTCTATTGTTAAACTACATGTATTGTTCTGAGCTCCCGCTCAACAACGCCAATGTACAGGGGGTCTCGGTCGCTGCCTTCCTCCTGCAGATGGACGAGGTGTTCAACCACTGCCAGAGCCACATGAGGGAGAACATGGACGCCTCCAACTGCCTCGGGGTGTACTACTTTTCCCGCGACCTGGGAGCCGAGGAGCTGGCCGACCATGCCCAGAGATACTTGCGGACGCACTTCGTTCAGGTGTGTATGAGCGAGGAGATTCTGGAACTAGAGGCCCACCAACTGGGGGCGCTGCTGAGCTCCGACGACCTCAACGTGTCGCGGGAGGAGACCATCCTGGACGTGGTGCTGCGCTGGGTCAGGCAGGACACTCCGGGGGATGGTGTGGAGGACAGGCGGAGTAGACACCTGGTTGAGCTCCTGAGGAAGGTGCGTCTCGCCTTGGTGGCCCCTGACTACTTGAGGGAGGCTATGAAGAGGAATATGTCTCTGTTGGTGGATGCAGAGTGTCTGGAGATGATGGAGGAGGCACTGGAGGCCACAGGGATGCATCCGGCCTCCTCACCCCGTAAACTGAAGCTCCGCTATGGGATGGAGACCACGGATCTGCTGCTCTGCATCGGCAACGAGGGTGGAGGGATCCGATCACGGTATGGAAATTATTCGGAACGTAGCTTCTGCTACGCTCCCTCCACGGGCCGCACCCACTACATCACGTCCCCACGCTACGGAGACGTTCTGGGATTCGTGTGTGCAGGGGTCGTCACCGAAGGCAACGAGATTTTGGTGGCCGGGGAGGCAGGGGTGAGGAAAATGGCCAGGCAGACGAACAGGAATGTGGAGATATTCAGGTAGGAATCTGGAAGAATGGTATCATGAGCTCCGTGTGTGAATGAGATCATGGCATACTGTTTATATGCTGTGGCCAGGTGAAGTGCGTGGCCGGGTGGAGTGCGTGGCCTGGTGGGGTGCGTGGTCAGGTGGAGTGCGTAGCCAGGTGGAGTGCGTGGCCAGGTGGAGTGCGTAGCCAGGTGGAGTGCGTGGGCAGGTGGAGTGCGTGGTCAGGTGGAGTGCGTGGCCAGGTGGAGTGCGTGGCCAGGTGGAGTGAGTGGCCAGGTGGAGTGCGTGGCCAGGTGGAGTGCGTGGCCAGGTGGAGTGCGTGGCCAGGTGGAGTGCGTGGCCAGGTGGTGTGCGTAGCCAGGTGGTGTGCGTAGCCAGGTGGAGTGCGTGGCCAGGTGGAGTGCGTGGTCAGGTGGAGTGCGTGGCCAGGTGGAGTGCGTGGCCAGGTGGAGTGCGTGGCCAGGTGGAGTGCGTGGTCAGGTGGAGTGCGTGGTCAGGTGGAGTGCGTGGCCAGGTGGAGTGCGTGGTCAGGTGGAGTGCGTGGCCAGGTGGAGTGCGTGGCCAGGTGGAGTGCGTGGCCAGGTGGAATGGCCAGGTGGAGTGCAGGTGGAGTGCGTAGCCAGGTGGTGTGCGTAGCCAGGTGGAGTGAGTGGCCAGGTGGAGTGCGTGGCCAGGTGGAGTGCGTAGCCAGGTGGAGTGAGTGGCCAGGTGGGGTGCGTGGTCAGGTGGAGTGCGTAGCCAGGTGGAGTGAGTGGCCAGGTGGAGTGCGTGGCCAGGTGGAGTGCGTAGCCAGGTGGAGTGCGTGGCCAGGTGGGGTGCGTGGCCAGGTGGTGTGCGTAGCCAGGTGGAGTGGTGGCCAGGTGGGGTGCGTGGTCAGGTGGAGTGCGTAGCCAGGTGGAGTGAGTGGCCAGGTGGAGTGCGT from Oncorhynchus keta strain PuntledgeMale-10-30-2019 chromosome 10, Oket_V2, whole genome shotgun sequence includes the following:
- the kbtbd12 gene encoding kelch repeat and BTB domain-containing protein 12; protein product: MDLRAKHSLGLLDQLRKMRETEKLTDVVLVAEGISFPCHRVVLSAFSPYFRVMFTCGLRECSTREVFLRDTPADSLGLLLNYMYCSELPLNNANVQGVSVAAFLLQMDEVFNHCQSHMRENMDASNCLGVYYFSRDLGAEELADHAQRYLRTHFVQVCMSEEILELEAHQLGALLSSDDLNVSREETILDVVLRWVRQDTPGDGVEDRRSRHLVELLRKVRLALVAPDYLREAMKRNMSLLVDAECLEMMEEALEATGMHPASSPRKLKLRYGMETTDLLLCIGNEGGGIRSRYGNYSERSFCYAPSTGRTHYITSPRYGDVLGFVCAGVVTEGNEILVAGEAGVRKMARQTNRNVEIFRHRVEAQGTWEHLSSAEYRDSYALGALGDTIYLLGGQMKQKNQYLITNSVERWSLQGGPWHSAAPLPIPLAYHSVVRLKNRLYVLGGRTPQSWRMDDEPDRLSNRLLEYDPETNKWTELGPMKYSKYRCGAVALNGEIYVMGGIGCEGVDHGQSRRCLDAVEIYNPDGNFWRDGPTTPSPQLSLRSNASNAAVVGGKLYVCGYYKGADRHEDIIKDILELDPWENRWTVVARRVLMHDAYDVCLVASLNPRELMSPPADLVTQ